In Streptomyces seoulensis, the following are encoded in one genomic region:
- a CDS encoding RsmB/NOP family class I SAM-dependent RNA methyltransferase, with translation MSEQSRRPHRPAKPYRRPQKDPVRVLAFDALRAVDERDAYANLVLPPLLRKARENGDFDARDAALATELVYGTLRRQGTYDAIIAACVDRPLREVDPPVLDVLSLGAHQLLGTRIPTHAAVSASVELARVVLGDGRAKFVNAVLRKIAQHDLDGWLERVAPPYDEDPEDHLAVVHSHPRWVVSALWDSLGGGRADIEELLAADNERPEVTLVARPGRSTTQELLTEDAAVAGDWSPYAVRLTEGGEPGAVEAVREGRAGVQDEGSQLVALALANAPLDGPDEKWLDGCAGPGGKAALLAALAAQRGATLVASEKQPHRAGLVAKALAGNPGPYQVITADGTRPPWRSGTFDRVLMDVPCTGLGALRRRPEARWRRRPEDLENFAPVQRALLRTALDSVRVGGVVGYATCSPHLAETRAVVADLLKQHPDTELIDARPLLPGVPDLGEGPDIQLWPHKHGTDAMYLALIRRTA, from the coding sequence GTGAGCGAGCAGTCCCGTCGGCCGCACCGGCCCGCCAAGCCCTACCGGCGCCCCCAGAAGGACCCCGTCCGCGTCCTCGCCTTCGACGCGCTGCGCGCGGTGGACGAGCGGGACGCCTACGCCAACCTCGTGCTGCCCCCGCTGCTGCGCAAGGCGCGGGAGAACGGCGACTTCGACGCCCGGGACGCCGCCCTCGCCACCGAGCTGGTCTACGGCACCCTGCGCCGCCAGGGCACCTACGACGCGATCATCGCCGCCTGCGTGGACCGCCCGCTGCGCGAGGTGGACCCGCCGGTGCTCGACGTACTGAGCCTGGGCGCCCACCAGTTGCTCGGGACGCGCATCCCCACCCACGCCGCCGTCTCGGCCTCGGTCGAGCTGGCGCGGGTGGTGCTCGGCGACGGGCGGGCCAAGTTCGTCAACGCCGTGCTGCGCAAGATCGCCCAGCACGACCTGGACGGCTGGCTGGAGCGGGTCGCGCCGCCCTACGACGAGGACCCCGAGGACCACCTCGCCGTCGTCCACTCCCACCCCCGCTGGGTCGTCTCGGCGCTGTGGGACTCCCTCGGCGGCGGCCGCGCCGACATCGAGGAACTCCTCGCGGCCGACAACGAGCGTCCCGAGGTCACCCTCGTCGCCCGCCCCGGCCGGTCCACCACCCAGGAACTGCTGACCGAGGACGCGGCCGTGGCCGGCGACTGGTCCCCGTACGCGGTACGGCTCACCGAGGGCGGCGAGCCCGGCGCGGTGGAGGCCGTGCGCGAGGGGCGGGCCGGTGTGCAGGACGAGGGCAGCCAGCTGGTCGCCCTCGCCCTGGCCAACGCGCCTCTGGACGGCCCCGACGAGAAGTGGCTCGACGGCTGCGCGGGTCCCGGCGGCAAGGCCGCGCTGCTGGCCGCCCTGGCCGCCCAGCGCGGTGCCACCCTGGTCGCCTCCGAGAAGCAGCCGCACCGCGCGGGCCTGGTCGCCAAGGCGCTGGCCGGGAACCCCGGCCCGTACCAGGTGATCACCGCCGACGGCACCCGTCCGCCGTGGCGTTCCGGCACCTTCGACCGCGTCCTCATGGACGTCCCCTGCACCGGCCTCGGCGCCCTGCGCCGCCGTCCCGAGGCCCGCTGGCGCCGCCGCCCCGAGGATCTCGAGAACTTCGCCCCGGTCCAGCGGGCCCTCCTCCGTACCGCCCTGGACTCCGTCCGCGTGGGCGGGGTCGTCGGGTACGCCACCTGCTCCCCGCACCTCGCGGAGACCCGAGCAGTGGTGGCCGACCTCCTCAAGCAGCACCCCGACACCGAACTGATCGACGCCCGCCCCCTCCTCCCGGGCGTCCCCGACCTCGGCGAGGGCCCCGACATCCAGCTCTGGCCCCACAAACACGGCACGGACGCGATGTACCTGGCCCTGATCCGCCGCACGGCCTGA
- a CDS encoding primosomal protein N', producing MSSDNGPGDGGAEGPPPEQLALIRESVRGADVPRAKPRTWRGAALAKDRPVARVLVDKGVLHLDRYFDYAVPEELDADAQPGVRVRVRFGAGRHRVRDGRREGGGLIDGYLIERRDESDYSGPLAALAQVVSPEPVLGEELLGLARAVADRYAGSLADVLQLAVPPRSARAEKRASPEPLPAPPAPDAGTWARYEHGPAFLAALASGAAPRAVWNALPGPEWSEEIARAVAATLASGRGALVVVPDGRTAARVDAGLTGLLGKGHHALLTADAGPEKRYAQWLAVRRGSVRAVVGTRAAMFAPVRDLGLVAIWDDGDDSHSEQHAPQPHARDVLLLRASLDKCAFLVGGWSCTVEAAQLVESGWARPLTAGRDQVRRTAPLVRTVGDTDLARDEAARAARLPSLAWQAVREGLKTGPVLVQVPRRGYVPRLACAQCRAPARCAHCAGPLQAQDAGALRCEWCGREEHSWHCPECGGFRLRAQVVGARRTAEELGRAFPAVPVRTSGREHVLDTVPDAPALVVSTPGAEPVAEGGYAAALLLDGWAMLGRPDLRSGEDALRRWIGAAALVRPQGDGGTVVVVAEPTLRPVQALVRWDPVGFAVRELAERAELGFPPVSRMAAVSGTPEAVAEFLAAVESPPDAEVLGPVPLPPTLPGRPRRPGAPPPGEQWERALIRVPPGSGSALAAALKTAQAARMARGSGEPVRVRIDPPDIG from the coding sequence GTGAGCAGCGACAACGGGCCGGGGGACGGCGGGGCCGAGGGGCCACCGCCGGAGCAGCTCGCGCTCATCCGGGAGAGCGTGCGCGGCGCCGACGTGCCGCGCGCCAAGCCGCGCACCTGGCGGGGGGCCGCGCTCGCCAAGGACCGGCCGGTCGCCCGGGTGCTCGTCGACAAGGGCGTCCTCCACCTCGACCGGTACTTCGACTACGCCGTGCCCGAGGAGCTCGACGCCGACGCCCAGCCCGGCGTACGGGTCCGGGTGCGGTTCGGCGCCGGGCGGCACCGGGTGCGGGACGGGCGGCGCGAGGGCGGCGGCCTGATCGACGGCTACCTGATCGAGCGGCGGGACGAGTCCGACTACTCAGGACCGCTCGCCGCCCTCGCCCAGGTCGTCTCCCCGGAACCGGTGCTCGGCGAGGAACTCCTCGGACTCGCCCGCGCCGTCGCCGACCGGTACGCGGGCAGCCTCGCCGACGTGCTGCAACTGGCCGTACCGCCGCGCAGCGCCCGCGCGGAGAAGCGCGCCTCCCCCGAGCCCCTGCCCGCGCCCCCCGCCCCGGACGCGGGCACCTGGGCCCGTTACGAGCACGGTCCCGCCTTCCTCGCCGCCCTGGCGTCCGGCGCCGCGCCCCGCGCGGTGTGGAACGCGCTGCCGGGACCCGAATGGAGCGAGGAGATCGCCCGCGCCGTCGCCGCCACCCTCGCCTCGGGACGCGGCGCCCTGGTCGTCGTCCCCGACGGCCGGACCGCCGCGCGGGTCGACGCCGGGCTCACCGGCCTCCTCGGCAAGGGCCACCACGCGCTGCTCACCGCCGACGCCGGCCCCGAGAAGCGGTACGCGCAGTGGCTCGCGGTCCGGCGCGGCTCGGTACGGGCGGTCGTCGGCACCCGCGCCGCCATGTTCGCCCCCGTGCGCGACCTCGGGCTGGTGGCGATCTGGGACGACGGCGACGACAGCCACAGCGAACAGCACGCCCCCCAGCCGCACGCCCGCGACGTCCTGCTGCTGCGCGCCTCGCTCGACAAGTGCGCCTTCCTGGTGGGCGGTTGGAGCTGCACCGTGGAAGCCGCGCAGCTCGTCGAGAGCGGCTGGGCGCGGCCCCTGACCGCCGGACGCGACCAGGTCCGCCGCACCGCCCCGCTGGTACGCACCGTCGGGGACACCGACCTCGCCCGCGACGAGGCCGCCCGCGCCGCCCGGCTCCCCAGCCTCGCCTGGCAGGCCGTCCGCGAGGGGCTCAAGACCGGCCCGGTGCTGGTGCAGGTGCCCCGGCGCGGCTACGTGCCCCGTCTGGCCTGCGCCCAGTGCCGCGCCCCCGCGCGGTGCGCGCACTGCGCCGGGCCGCTCCAGGCACAGGACGCCGGGGCGCTGCGCTGCGAGTGGTGCGGGCGCGAGGAGCACTCCTGGCACTGCCCCGAGTGCGGCGGCTTCCGGCTGCGCGCCCAGGTCGTCGGCGCCCGCCGTACCGCCGAGGAACTGGGGCGCGCCTTCCCCGCCGTGCCGGTCCGCACCTCCGGGCGCGAGCACGTCCTCGACACCGTGCCGGACGCGCCCGCGCTGGTCGTCAGCACCCCGGGCGCCGAACCCGTCGCCGAGGGCGGCTACGCGGCCGCGCTGCTGCTCGACGGCTGGGCCATGCTCGGCCGGCCGGACCTGCGCTCCGGCGAGGACGCGCTGCGCCGCTGGATCGGCGCGGCCGCCCTGGTCCGGCCGCAGGGCGACGGCGGGACCGTGGTCGTCGTCGCCGAGCCGACCCTGCGGCCGGTGCAGGCGCTGGTCCGCTGGGACCCCGTCGGGTTCGCGGTCCGGGAGCTGGCCGAGCGGGCCGAACTGGGCTTCCCGCCGGTGTCGCGGATGGCCGCGGTGTCCGGGACGCCCGAAGCGGTCGCCGAGTTCCTCGCCGCCGTGGAGTCGCCCCCGGACGCGGAGGTGCTGGGCCCGGTGCCGCTGCCCCCGACCCTGCCCGGCCGCCCGCGCAGACCCGGCGCGCCTCCGCCGGGGGAGCAGTGGGAACGGGCGCTGATCCGGGTACCGCCCGGCAGCGGCTCCGCCCTGGCCGCCGCGCTGAAGACGGCGCAGGCGGCGCGGATGGCGCGGGGGAGCGGGGAGCCGGTACGGGTGCGGATCGATCCGCCGGACATCGGCTGA
- the fmt gene encoding methionyl-tRNA formyltransferase has protein sequence MKLVFAGTPEVAVPALDALIASGRHEVAAVVTRPDAPAGRGRRLVASPVAERAEEAGIEVLKPASPRDPAFLERLKEIGPDCCPVVAYGALLPRVALDIPAHGWVNLHFSLLPAWRGAAPVQHSIMSGDEITGASTFLIEEGLDSGPVYGTVTEEIRPTDTSGDLLTRLAFAGSGLLAATMDGIADGTLKAVPQPAEGITLAPKITVEDAKVDWAAPALRVDRVVRGCTPAPGAWTVFRGERLKLVQVKPVPERTDLAPGGLAVGKNSVHVGTGSYAVELLWVQAQGKKPMRAADWARGARIAEGESLGG, from the coding sequence ATGAAGCTTGTCTTCGCCGGTACCCCCGAGGTCGCCGTTCCCGCTCTGGACGCTCTGATCGCCTCCGGGCGGCACGAGGTGGCCGCCGTCGTCACGCGGCCCGACGCGCCCGCCGGGCGGGGCCGCAGGCTGGTCGCGTCGCCCGTGGCCGAGCGGGCGGAGGAGGCCGGGATCGAGGTGCTGAAGCCGGCGAGCCCGCGCGACCCCGCCTTCCTGGAGCGGCTGAAGGAGATCGGCCCGGACTGCTGCCCGGTCGTCGCGTACGGCGCCCTGCTGCCCCGCGTCGCCCTGGACATCCCCGCCCACGGCTGGGTCAACCTGCACTTCTCGCTGCTGCCCGCCTGGCGCGGAGCCGCGCCCGTGCAGCACTCGATCATGTCGGGCGACGAGATCACCGGCGCCTCCACCTTCCTCATCGAGGAGGGCCTCGACTCCGGCCCGGTCTACGGCACCGTCACCGAGGAGATCCGCCCCACCGACACCAGCGGCGACCTGCTCACCCGCCTCGCCTTCGCCGGTTCCGGGCTGCTCGCGGCCACCATGGACGGCATCGCGGACGGCACCCTGAAGGCCGTACCGCAGCCCGCCGAGGGCATCACGCTCGCGCCGAAGATCACCGTCGAGGACGCCAAGGTCGACTGGGCCGCGCCCGCGCTCCGCGTCGACCGGGTGGTGCGCGGCTGCACGCCCGCCCCCGGCGCGTGGACCGTGTTCCGGGGCGAGCGGCTCAAGCTCGTGCAGGTCAAGCCGGTGCCGGAGCGGACCGACCTCGCGCCGGGCGGGCTCGCCGTCGGCAAGAACAGCGTGCACGTGGGCACCGGCTCGTACGCCGTCGAGCTGCTCTGGGTGCAGGCGCAGGGCAAGAAGCCGATGCGGGCCGCGGACTGGGCGCGCGGGGCGCGGATCGCCGAGGGCGAGTCGCTCGGCGGCTGA